A genomic region of Phoenix dactylifera cultivar Barhee BC4 unplaced genomic scaffold, palm_55x_up_171113_PBpolish2nd_filt_p 001418F, whole genome shotgun sequence contains the following coding sequences:
- the LOC103699337 gene encoding uncharacterized protein LOC103699337: protein MTNKERIEHLEAEMSTIQEEIRNMEARMDGRITEVLEALRHLQISAPTPSPFEPMPSQPPSPREGGYGRREEPVGSLCHPRMDFSRFTGDDPIVWLNRAEQYFDTQGVLGNKRVTTASFYLDEEANHWWQWLRRTYQDEGAVITWRVFERELLARFGPNEYINFNEKLSRVQQNGTVREYQQEFEKLANRVRGWPPDALLGTFVGGLKEDIAKEVRMRQPHSLREAITIARMREERLEQKRRAGRITPLRATGVLRLPNPTTPAPRFPAPTPIRRISWEEMQQRRERGLCFKCNEKFTPGHRCKTPHVHLIEADPVEDMEGVSSGEADLHGEGQSEGEAQPVISLHALSGWNGPRTMRVTACIQGQPLTILIDSGSTHNFVSDRIAQQLQLPLDATVQFGVRVANGEILQCREMFRSVEVELQGKRFSVNFYTLPLVGLDAVLGVQWLEELGPVVCDWKQMTMKFWRDGQECRLIGQPSETARARESQEMQREIKGKAQLFAIMVKGSGEHHLEAERRELPQDLQRLLRRYSSLFQEPRGLPPERSFVHRIPLQAEASAVNVRPYRYAYYQKNEIERQVAEMLECGMVRESHSPFSSPVLLVKKKDGTWRFCTDYRALNAVTIKDRFPIPTVDDMLDELHGARFFTKLDLRAGYHQIRIHLEDVHKTAFRTHHGHFEYLVMPFGLCNAPSTFQAAMNSIFREHLRKFILVFFDDILVYSTTWELHLFHLNITLKILSDHRFYLQPSKCLFGQQQVEYLGHLVSAGGVQVDATKIQAMQDWPRPTTVMELRGFLGLTGYYRKFVKSYGLIAAPLTSLLRKGQFQWNLQAEQAFLHLKQAMTTTPVLAIPNFSETFVIETDASEKGVGAVLSQGGRPIAYMSKALSVIKKDWSTYAKEMLAIMEAVRMWRPYLLGRRFQIRTDQKSLRYFLE from the coding sequence ATGACGAACAAGGAACGGATAGAGCACCTTGAAGCAGAGATGAGTACGATCCAGGAGGAGATACGCAATATGGAGGCTCGCATGGATGGGCGCATCACAGAAGTGTTGGAGGCCCTCCGTCATCTCCAGATCTCAGCTCCGACTCCATCTCCCTTCGAGCCAATGCCGTCCCAACCTCCATCACCACGAGAAGGCGGATACGGCCGAAGAGAGGAGCCCGTCGGAAGTCTATGCCACCCCAGAATGGACTTTTCTCGGTTCACCGGGGACGACCCTATTGTTTGGCTCAACCGAGCTGAACAGTACTTCGATACCCAAGGAGTTCTGGGCAACAAGCGGGTAACCACGGCCTCGTTTTACTTGGATGAAGAGGCAAACCATTGGTGGCAGTGGTTACGCCGGACGTATCAAGATGAAGGAGCCGTAATCACCTGGAGGGTGTTCGAGCGCGAGTTGTTGGCTCGGTTCGGGCCGAATGAATATATCAACTTCAATGAAAAGCTTTCACGTGTCCAGCAAAATGGGACGGTGAGAGAATACCAGCAGGAGTTCGAGAAGCTAGCCAACCGGGTCCGGGGCTGGCCTCCGGACGCGCTGCTGGGCACCTTCGTGGGAGGACTCAAGGAAGACATTGCCAAGGAGGTACGAATGCGGCAACCTCACTCCTTGCGCGAAGCTATTACTATTGCTCGGATGCGAGAGGAGCGGCTAGAGCAGAAGCGGAGAGCTGGTCGGATTACCCCACTGCGGGCAACCGGGGTTTTGCGACTACCAAACCCGACTACGCCTGCACCGCGGTTTCCTGCTCCGACGCCAATCCGACGTATCTCATGGGAAGAAATGCAACAACGACGGGAACGTGGGCTATGCTTTAAGTGCAACGAGAAGTTCACACCCGGACACCGGTGCAAAACTCCTCACGTTCATCTAATAGAAGCCGATCCCGTGGAGGACATGGAGGGAGTAAGCAGCGGCGAGGCCGACCTTCATGGCGAGGGGCAGTCTGAAGGAGAGGCGCAACCGGTTATCTCCCTACATGCTCTCTCTGGATGGAACGGACCAAGGACGATGCGAGTAACGGCATGCATCCAGGGACAACCCTTGACGATTCTCATCGACAGTGGATCAACTCATAACTTTGTGAGTGACCGCATTGCCCAGCAACTCCAACTGCCCCTTGACGCCACCGTCCAGTTTGGAGTTCGGGTGGCAAACGGGGAAATCCTCCAGTGTCGGGAGATGTTCCGGTCAGTGGAGGTCGAGCTGCAAGGAAAAAGGTTCTCTGTAAACTTTTATACACTGCCGCTTGTCGGGCTGGACGCTGTCCTTGGTGTACAGTGGCTAGAAGAGCTTGGTCCCGTGGTCTGCGACTGGAAGCAGATGACCATGAAGTTCTGGAGAGACGGCCAGGAGTGCAGACTAATTGGGCAGCCGTCAGAAACCGCCAGAGCTAGGGAATCCCAAGAAATGCAACGAGAGATCAAAGGGAAAGCCCAGCTTTTTGCCATCATGGTTAAAGGCTCTGGGGAACATCACCTAGAGGCTGAAAGGAGAGAGCTGCCCCAAGATCTTCAAAGACTACTGAGAAGGTACTCCTCGCTCTTCCAAGAACCCCGAGGGCTACCACCGGAGCGATCTTTTGTCCATCGTATTCCCCTACAAGCTGAAGCGTCAGCTGTCAATGTCCGTCCCTACCGTTATGCCTACTATCAGAAAAACGAGATTGAGCGCCAGGTAGCAGAAATGCTGGAATGTGGGATGGTTAGGGAAAGCCATAGCCCTTTTTCATCTCCTGTCCTACTagtaaagaagaaggatggcaCCTGGCGATTCTGCACAGACTATAGGGCTCTCAACGCGGTGACCATCAAGGATAGATTTCCTATCCCTACCGTCGACGACATGCTGGACGAACTACATGGAGCTCGCTTCTTCACAAAGCTGGATCTTCGGGCTGGATACCACCAAATTAGAATCCACCTCGAAGACGTCCATAAGACTGCATTTCGCACACATCATGGCCATTTCGAGTATTTGGTGATGCCCTTCGGGCTGTGCAACGCCCCTTCGACGTTTCAAGCAGCCATGAACTCCATCTTTCGGGAGCACCTGCGCAAGTTCATCCTAGTATTTTTTGATGACATCCTGGTATATAGTACCACTTGGGAGCTCCACCTTTTTCACCTCAATATTACTCTGAAGATCCTCTCCGACCATCGCTTCTACTTGCAGCCCTCCAAGTGTCTGTTTGGACAACAACAGGTTGAATATCTCGGTCATCTAGTTTCGGCTGGGGGAGTGCAGGTGGATGCCACAAAAATACAGGCGATGCAAGACTGGCCTCGACCCACGACGGTGATGGAGTTGAGGGGATTCCTCGGATTGACAGGGTATTATCGCAAGTTCGTCAAAAGTTATGGCCTCATCGCAGCCCCACTGACCAGTCTGCTGAGGAAGGGGCAGTTTCAGTGGAATCTACAAGCCGAACAGGCATTTCTTCACCTCAAGCAAGCCATGACGACCACTCCCGTACTAGCCATTCCCAACTTTTCAGAGACCTTTGTGATTGAAACCGACGCTTCTGAGAAGGGAGTGGGAGCCGTGCTATCTCAAGGAGGGAGACCCATTGCGTATATGAGCAAGGCGTTGAGTGTAATCAAAAAGGATTGGTCCACATATGCCAAGGAAATGTTAGCAATCATGGAAGCTGTGCGGATGTGGCGTCCATACCTATTGGGAAGAAGGTTTCAGATACGCACTGACCAGAAGAGTCTACGATACTTTCTGGAGTAG